The proteins below are encoded in one region of Rubripirellula reticaptiva:
- a CDS encoding AAA family ATPase: MLKQIELENFRAFDERVYLRLRPITVLIGRNSAGKSTLIKFLLMLQQSLSTSDEDFLRTDGDRVKLGNFAQLKNSRRKAGSLKFDLDYETTDLPDAKEMALFLGARTIKRLSDPLTKEIKLQLTIPLESDISHEEVAHVRVSGLVAYRSRSRIGTHRVKVTLGDEKVFDELGQLRNPEVGLLKFPARSSSPEKAILRVFSDRFLSSIRHELSSMQHLEAVREESSRVILVSNPPDGTVGQRGQFALPHLQLLMAKKGEDADFVQTHLEAVADVINLRFKSAGRGFVAHATAMNRRTQMESYLSDFGFGVGQCLPIIVQGAIASPDTLLMVEQPEAQLHPTAQLAMGSYFADLWKTRGVRSLIETHSSQIILRLRTLVAEGRLEPSDISLAFVDIDENKRPRITNLDVEPGGRLQKGLPMEFFGADVLESMKLGVKK, from the coding sequence ATGTTAAAGCAAATTGAATTAGAGAATTTCAGAGCGTTTGATGAGCGGGTCTATCTACGTCTACGCCCAATCACGGTCCTGATAGGTCGCAATAGCGCTGGAAAGTCGACCCTCATTAAATTTCTGTTGATGTTGCAGCAGTCGCTGTCAACTTCGGACGAAGACTTTCTTCGTACGGACGGTGATCGAGTCAAGCTCGGAAATTTCGCGCAGTTGAAGAACTCGCGTCGAAAGGCTGGCAGCCTGAAATTCGATTTGGATTACGAAACTACTGACTTGCCTGACGCGAAGGAGATGGCTCTTTTTCTTGGTGCGCGTACAATCAAGCGACTGTCCGATCCGCTAACCAAAGAGATCAAACTACAACTCACGATCCCACTTGAGTCCGACATCTCGCATGAGGAGGTCGCTCACGTGCGCGTCAGCGGCTTGGTCGCCTACCGATCTCGGAGCCGTATAGGTACTCATCGAGTAAAAGTAACGCTCGGTGACGAAAAAGTATTCGACGAGTTAGGACAACTTAGAAATCCGGAAGTCGGCCTACTTAAGTTTCCTGCTCGTTCATCGTCACCCGAAAAGGCGATTCTACGAGTTTTTTCAGATCGGTTTCTTTCTTCCATACGACATGAACTCTCGTCAATGCAACACTTAGAGGCGGTCCGTGAAGAATCGTCTCGAGTGATCCTGGTGTCCAATCCACCTGATGGCACAGTTGGGCAGCGTGGACAGTTTGCACTACCACATTTGCAATTACTCATGGCCAAGAAAGGGGAGGACGCTGACTTCGTCCAGACTCATTTGGAGGCGGTTGCCGATGTCATTAATCTACGTTTCAAGTCGGCAGGTCGCGGATTTGTCGCGCACGCCACTGCGATGAATCGGCGGACGCAGATGGAATCGTACCTTTCCGACTTTGGTTTTGGCGTTGGACAATGCTTGCCGATCATTGTCCAAGGTGCGATCGCTTCACCAGATACATTGCTGATGGTCGAACAGCCGGAGGCGCAATTGCACCCGACGGCACAACTCGCGATGGGTTCATACTTCGCCGATTTATGGAAGACGCGCGGCGTCCGTTCGCTAATCGAAACACATAGCTCTCAAATTATCCTGCGTTTGAGAACTCTTGTTGCCGAGGGAAGACTCGAGCCTTCCGATATCTCATTGGCCTTCGTCGATATCGATGAGAATAAGCGTCCCAGGATAACAAACTTAGACGTGGAGCCTGGCGGACGATTGCAAAAGGGACTGCCGATGGAGTTCTTTGGTGCGGATGTCCTTGAGAGCATGAAGCTGGGGGTCAAGAAATGA
- a CDS encoding BPTD_3080 family restriction endonuclease, giving the protein MPKRKNRLGAGDLILNTPFVEPERYWSYDRQYMIFTQIEGRRPAGYVVATPNVQGFNDPGQFVELELVNQIRPRVKEWREANYPGATGITRRLLEHWYDPDQREGMRFFFCQLEAIETLIWLTEATEADKQGIDIPSDGGPFPRLCAKMATGSGKTIVMAMVIAWQTLNRVTYSQDSRYSKHILAIAPGLTVRNRLAVLVPDSPGNYFDLFQIVPPALYDKLRQAKVVIHNWHKLGWDTDEQIAKRRSVDKRGAKSDEAYTREVLGEMAAARNLIVLNDEAHHAWRVPAGSSVQGVSKDDLDSATKWIEGLDRIHRSRNLVHCFDFSATPYTPSGKKSSEDALFGWITSDFGLNDAIESGLVKTPRVVVRDNGKLDAEYKSRFYHLYRDDDVQDDFNRKALPHEPLPDIVTQAYTLLGQDWLETRKDWESVGHPVPPVLITVANRTETAARIKYAFDHEKILITELCDPDRTLHIDSSVLKKAESQDQATELTRPPSDDDDDGTAKPLTKQQQAELLRLQVDTVGQVGRPGEQLQNVISVGMLSEGWDAKTVTHVMGLRAFSSQLLCEQVVGRGLRRTSYDINPETGQFEPEYVNIFGVPFTFLPHEEGDDTPPPPPKPKTLVEPIREREQEFGITWPNVIRIEHEYSPELHLEIANVPALELNPRDTPTHAELAAILEGKPNMDALSEIDLRKLGERHRLQTVVFKMARDVFEQMQPSWNGTRESLLSQVISIVDRVLRSDRVRANSESYNEDPLKRRILLILNMNRIVQHIWEAIRFENTMRLTPVFDSHRPLLSTSDMRPWFTSRPCEVTKRSHINVAVYDSTWEGSEAFELDHSELVNSWVKNDHLGFEILYVYRGVVRKYRPDFLVRLECGTMLIIETKGQETDESKAKHLFLDQWVKAINQSQSFGFWAWTLVNDSAKIGWHLDEFAVPNQISSW; this is encoded by the coding sequence ATGCCTAAACGTAAGAATCGCTTAGGCGCTGGCGACCTGATCCTGAACACGCCTTTCGTTGAACCCGAACGTTACTGGAGTTACGATCGCCAGTACATGATCTTCACTCAAATCGAAGGTCGCAGGCCTGCGGGCTATGTCGTGGCTACTCCGAACGTTCAGGGGTTCAACGATCCGGGACAGTTTGTTGAACTGGAGCTGGTCAATCAGATCCGCCCGCGTGTTAAGGAATGGCGGGAAGCGAACTACCCCGGCGCGACTGGAATCACGCGCCGCTTGCTGGAACACTGGTACGATCCCGACCAACGCGAGGGGATGCGGTTCTTTTTTTGCCAACTTGAAGCGATTGAGACACTGATCTGGCTAACCGAAGCCACCGAGGCCGATAAGCAGGGGATCGACATCCCTAGCGATGGTGGGCCGTTTCCTCGCCTATGTGCCAAAATGGCCACGGGTAGCGGAAAGACGATCGTGATGGCGATGGTGATCGCATGGCAAACACTCAACAGAGTGACGTACTCGCAGGATTCGCGTTACTCCAAACACATCTTAGCAATCGCACCGGGTCTGACGGTTCGCAACCGCCTCGCGGTGCTCGTCCCCGATTCACCCGGCAACTACTTTGATCTCTTTCAAATCGTTCCACCAGCTCTGTACGACAAACTGCGACAGGCCAAGGTGGTGATTCATAATTGGCACAAGCTGGGCTGGGATACTGACGAACAGATTGCGAAGCGAAGAAGTGTCGACAAGCGAGGCGCGAAGAGCGATGAGGCGTACACACGAGAAGTCCTCGGTGAAATGGCGGCAGCTCGTAATCTGATCGTTCTCAATGACGAGGCTCACCATGCTTGGCGAGTGCCGGCTGGTTCATCGGTGCAAGGTGTTTCCAAAGATGATTTGGATTCGGCGACTAAATGGATCGAGGGGTTGGACCGGATTCACCGCTCCCGCAATCTCGTTCATTGCTTCGATTTTTCGGCGACGCCATATACGCCGTCGGGAAAGAAGAGTAGCGAGGACGCACTATTCGGATGGATCACCAGTGACTTTGGGTTGAACGATGCAATCGAATCGGGGCTGGTGAAGACTCCACGCGTTGTCGTGCGTGACAACGGAAAGTTAGATGCGGAGTACAAGAGTCGCTTCTACCACTTGTACCGTGACGATGACGTACAAGACGACTTCAATCGCAAGGCTCTCCCGCACGAGCCGTTGCCAGATATTGTCACTCAGGCTTACACGCTTCTCGGACAAGATTGGCTTGAGACACGCAAGGACTGGGAAAGCGTGGGGCATCCGGTGCCTCCGGTGTTGATAACAGTGGCCAACCGAACCGAAACTGCTGCGAGAATTAAGTACGCTTTTGATCATGAGAAGATCCTCATCACGGAGTTGTGTGATCCTGATCGAACGTTGCACATCGACTCCAGCGTGCTGAAGAAAGCTGAGTCGCAAGATCAGGCCACCGAACTAACACGTCCGCCAAGCGATGATGATGACGACGGGACCGCAAAGCCGCTTACGAAGCAACAACAAGCCGAGCTGCTTCGCTTGCAGGTAGATACGGTTGGCCAGGTAGGTAGACCCGGTGAACAATTGCAGAACGTAATTTCCGTCGGCATGTTGTCAGAGGGATGGGATGCGAAGACGGTAACCCACGTGATGGGGCTACGAGCGTTTTCGAGCCAACTGTTGTGTGAGCAGGTTGTTGGACGTGGCTTGCGACGGACTTCGTACGACATCAATCCAGAAACTGGGCAGTTTGAGCCGGAGTACGTGAATATTTTTGGCGTACCGTTCACATTTTTGCCGCATGAGGAGGGCGACGATACTCCTCCGCCACCACCCAAGCCTAAGACGCTCGTCGAACCTATTCGTGAACGCGAGCAAGAGTTTGGCATCACTTGGCCGAACGTCATCCGCATTGAACACGAGTATTCGCCTGAGTTGCATTTGGAGATCGCGAACGTTCCTGCTTTGGAGCTGAATCCGCGAGATACGCCGACTCACGCGGAATTGGCGGCGATCCTGGAAGGAAAGCCGAACATGGACGCGCTTTCTGAAATTGACTTGCGTAAACTTGGCGAGCGCCATCGATTACAGACAGTAGTGTTCAAGATGGCGCGAGATGTATTCGAGCAGATGCAGCCGAGTTGGAACGGAACACGAGAATCGCTTCTCTCGCAAGTCATCTCGATCGTTGACCGAGTCCTGCGTTCAGATCGTGTTCGCGCAAATAGTGAAAGCTACAATGAAGATCCATTGAAACGTCGAATTCTGCTGATCTTAAACATGAATCGGATCGTCCAACACATTTGGGAAGCCATTCGATTTGAGAATACAATGCGATTGACACCTGTTTTCGATTCGCATCGGCCACTGCTCAGCACGTCCGACATGCGACCTTGGTTTACTTCACGTCCCTGCGAAGTGACAAAGCGATCACACATCAATGTCGCCGTGTATGACAGCACCTGGGAAGGATCGGAAGCCTTTGAACTCGATCATTCCGAACTGGTGAATTCCTGGGTAAAGAACGATCATCTTGGGTTTGAAATTCTTTATGTGTATCGTGGCGTCGTGCGAAAGTATCGGCCGGACTTTTTGGTCCGTTTGGAGTGCGGAACGATGCTGATTATCGAGACGAAAGGTCAGGAGACTGACGAGTCGAAGGCCAAGCACCTTTTCTTGGACCAATGGGTCAAGGCAATCAATCAATCTCAAAGTTTTGGGTTCTGGGCTTGGACGTTGGTGAACGATTCAGCGAAAATTGGTTGGCATTTGGACGAATTTGCAGTGCCGAATCAGATCTCAAGTTGGTGA
- a CDS encoding DUF5131 family protein, protein MSEIEWTDETWNPVTGCTQISPGCENCYALRMSRRLQAMGQPNYRNGFELTTHDHVLDKPLSWRSPRKVFVNSMSDLFHRDVPIEFVERVLDVCRRAHWHQFQILTKRSQRLAKIASKLDWPTNVWMGVSVESQSYTFRVDHLREVPAEVRFVSFEPLIGPVNQVDLRGIHWAIVGGESGPGARPSHPDWFRRLRDICEKSDTAFFFKQYGDYAPAPAGTDEKRLVRIGKMGNIRDPEDSKQRKTDATVVRMGKGRAGRTLDGKTWDAYPIEVS, encoded by the coding sequence ATGTCAGAAATTGAGTGGACCGACGAAACCTGGAATCCGGTGACGGGCTGTACGCAGATCAGTCCCGGTTGCGAGAATTGCTATGCATTGCGGATGTCTCGCCGATTGCAGGCCATGGGACAACCCAACTACCGCAACGGTTTTGAGTTGACGACGCACGACCACGTCCTGGACAAACCGCTGTCATGGCGGAGTCCCCGAAAAGTGTTCGTGAACTCGATGAGCGATTTGTTTCATCGCGATGTGCCGATCGAGTTTGTCGAGCGCGTGCTGGATGTTTGCCGCCGTGCTCATTGGCACCAGTTTCAAATTCTAACGAAACGCTCGCAGCGATTGGCCAAGATTGCCAGCAAACTTGATTGGCCGACGAATGTCTGGATGGGTGTAAGCGTGGAGTCGCAGTCGTACACTTTTCGTGTCGACCATTTGCGGGAAGTTCCCGCTGAGGTTCGCTTCGTTTCATTTGAGCCTCTGATTGGTCCGGTCAATCAGGTAGATCTGCGAGGTATCCATTGGGCAATCGTTGGAGGTGAAAGTGGCCCGGGAGCGCGTCCTTCACACCCGGATTGGTTTCGGCGATTGCGAGATATCTGTGAGAAATCGGATACCGCATTTTTCTTTAAGCAATACGGCGATTACGCCCCGGCTCCCGCGGGTACTGACGAAAAACGACTAGTTCGGATCGGCAAAATGGGTAACATCCGCGACCCTGAAGATTCAAAGCAACGAAAAACGGATGCTACTGTCGTCCGAATGGGCAAGGGCCGTGCTGGCCGAACACTGGACGGTAAAACGTGGGATGCATATCCTATTGAGGTTAGCTAA
- a CDS encoding three-Cys-motif partner protein TcmP — translation MVKSKDAFSWTDGKRPVCPIHSQVKLDILRSYIEAYFSTVAANPVIPAVNIHFVDAFAGGGIFTDPITRGPISGSPFVMLNTVHGSQQTINAGRTTNKLEIRAKYHFADLSRSAISELTRGIQASEYAPLLGTGDIQVDRMAFDEYLPRLLQRIPSHEKTKAIFFLDQCGWNIATLDHCNAILRHLPKAEIIWNISVESLAMFANDNPDFRKGIKRFGVDLGDAFTNQASFNHFSDWRKALVAIFLDAIRKGCVAKYVSPFMVQHDGWGYWLLHLSNHPQANNVMKATHWLHQNNSLHEGFAGLKMLEFNRNNFNQATMFRFDQAASEATQEALVEQLCPRISEMGGETTVEQLIESVANETPADRSRLYLALDALRSDGELRIRGPKDEKRQKTPQSQNDRLILNTTKQRFFVGFG, via the coding sequence GTGGTCAAATCCAAGGACGCTTTTTCATGGACAGACGGCAAACGGCCCGTCTGCCCAATCCATAGCCAAGTGAAACTAGATATTCTTCGGAGTTACATTGAGGCGTATTTTTCTACGGTCGCCGCAAACCCAGTCATTCCCGCCGTCAACATTCATTTTGTGGACGCTTTTGCTGGCGGAGGAATCTTCACGGATCCGATTACGCGAGGACCGATTTCCGGCTCGCCGTTCGTAATGCTCAACACAGTTCACGGATCACAACAGACGATCAATGCTGGTCGAACTACGAATAAGTTGGAGATCCGCGCCAAATACCATTTTGCAGATTTGAGTCGCTCTGCGATCAGTGAGCTAACTCGTGGCATTCAAGCATCCGAGTACGCGCCGCTTCTTGGCACCGGTGATATTCAAGTTGATCGTATGGCCTTTGATGAGTACTTGCCGCGTTTGCTGCAACGTATTCCTTCGCACGAGAAGACAAAAGCGATTTTCTTCCTGGATCAATGCGGCTGGAATATCGCTACGTTAGATCATTGCAACGCGATCCTCCGGCATCTGCCGAAGGCTGAGATCATTTGGAACATCAGCGTCGAATCATTGGCTATGTTTGCGAACGACAATCCTGACTTCCGTAAGGGTATTAAGCGATTTGGAGTCGATCTTGGTGATGCGTTTACGAACCAAGCGTCCTTCAATCATTTCAGCGATTGGCGAAAAGCGCTAGTTGCAATTTTTCTCGATGCAATTCGCAAGGGGTGCGTCGCAAAATACGTCAGTCCTTTCATGGTGCAACATGATGGCTGGGGTTACTGGCTTTTGCATCTCAGCAATCATCCCCAAGCCAACAACGTAATGAAAGCGACGCACTGGCTTCATCAAAACAATTCACTGCACGAGGGTTTTGCTGGCTTGAAGATGCTCGAATTCAATCGAAATAACTTCAATCAAGCAACGATGTTCCGTTTCGATCAAGCCGCTTCCGAAGCGACTCAGGAAGCGTTGGTGGAACAGTTATGCCCAAGAATCAGCGAAATGGGTGGTGAAACGACCGTCGAGCAATTGATCGAATCCGTCGCGAACGAAACTCCAGCGGACCGAAGCAGGCTATATTTGGCGCTGGATGCGCTACGATCTGATGGCGAGCTTCGCATACGCGGGCCCAAAGATGAGAAGCGACAAAAGACTCCTCAGTCGCAAAACGACAGACTGATTCTTAACACTACTAAGCAACGATTCTTTGTCGGCTTCGGCTGA
- a CDS encoding GmrSD restriction endonuclease domain-containing protein yields MFDSTKEDLKDILRDADAGKLQLPDFQRSYVWTDEDVRSLVASIAKGFPVGALLTLQTGSEVAFKPRLIAGVPEKDVEPSELLLDGQQRITSLYQCTFSKSAVRTTLQNKKKVQVERHYYIDIKRSINGDADLYEAIVGVPADRVLRTNFGKDVSLDVSSPELEYANDMFPLDQSFDSKDWFYGWRDYWKPQDRDVVDLEKDFYRQVLERIERYKMPIIRLDKSNSREAICLVFEKVNVGGKKLDAFELLTAVYASSKFDLREAWSGEAPKPNKKKKDLNPGIKKRLVGGDFPRRVLRPIENTDFIQSCTLLHTRELRLEKEAAGAAGKELPQISCNRQALLGLPLTAFSKHQPAVERGFIATAEFLNEQKIISERDVPYSSQVNALASLFATLGKHADTLPAKEKITRWFWAGALGELYGGGSETRMARDLHELVPWIQGNGPVPQTIGDAIFQQDRLRSLRGRMSAAYKAIHALLMRHGCRDFIHGKSVELMTFFESKMDVHHIFPRDWCVKQGIDKKVYDSIINKTPLSKKSNIIIGGVAPSVYLAKIEKRSGISSVDLDELLHSHLIEPSYLRADDFQGFFDARMTALSSLIGDAIGKTVVLDHGTNELEIEVGDDESEVEGL; encoded by the coding sequence ATGTTCGATTCAACCAAAGAAGACCTCAAGGACATTTTGCGAGATGCAGATGCCGGCAAACTTCAACTTCCTGATTTCCAACGCAGTTATGTCTGGACCGACGAGGACGTCCGTAGTCTCGTTGCTTCCATTGCCAAGGGTTTTCCGGTTGGCGCTTTGCTCACGCTTCAAACTGGAAGCGAAGTCGCTTTTAAGCCCCGCCTGATCGCGGGTGTCCCAGAGAAGGACGTTGAACCATCAGAGCTGTTGCTCGACGGCCAGCAGCGGATCACGTCACTGTATCAATGCACGTTTTCAAAATCAGCAGTCCGTACAACGCTGCAAAACAAGAAGAAGGTGCAGGTCGAACGCCATTACTACATCGACATCAAACGATCTATCAATGGAGACGCCGATCTCTACGAGGCCATCGTAGGAGTCCCTGCTGATCGAGTCTTGCGGACCAATTTTGGCAAGGACGTTTCTCTCGACGTTTCAAGCCCGGAGCTCGAATACGCAAATGACATGTTCCCATTGGATCAGTCTTTTGACAGCAAGGACTGGTTCTACGGATGGCGTGATTACTGGAAACCGCAGGATCGTGACGTTGTTGACCTGGAGAAAGATTTCTACCGCCAGGTCCTCGAACGTATCGAACGCTACAAGATGCCAATCATCAGACTTGACAAATCAAACAGCCGAGAAGCGATCTGCTTGGTGTTCGAGAAGGTGAACGTCGGGGGCAAGAAGCTCGATGCGTTTGAGTTGCTCACAGCAGTCTATGCATCTAGCAAATTTGATCTGCGTGAAGCATGGAGTGGCGAGGCACCAAAACCGAACAAGAAAAAGAAGGATTTGAACCCCGGGATAAAGAAGCGACTCGTCGGAGGTGACTTTCCGCGTCGCGTGCTTCGGCCAATCGAGAACACGGACTTTATCCAGTCCTGCACGCTGTTGCATACGCGGGAACTCCGCTTGGAAAAGGAAGCAGCGGGTGCCGCCGGAAAAGAATTGCCGCAAATCTCCTGCAATCGACAAGCGCTACTCGGATTGCCGCTCACCGCGTTCAGCAAACATCAGCCAGCCGTCGAACGAGGCTTCATCGCGACGGCCGAATTCTTAAACGAGCAAAAGATCATTAGCGAGCGTGACGTACCCTATTCGTCACAGGTCAACGCACTTGCATCGCTATTTGCAACGCTTGGAAAACACGCCGACACTCTCCCAGCGAAAGAAAAGATCACACGATGGTTTTGGGCCGGCGCTCTCGGTGAGCTTTACGGCGGTGGCTCAGAAACTCGAATGGCCAGAGATCTTCATGAACTGGTTCCTTGGATTCAAGGCAATGGCCCCGTCCCACAGACCATCGGTGACGCCATCTTCCAGCAGGATCGGCTGCGTTCGCTGAGAGGGCGTATGTCAGCAGCCTATAAGGCGATTCACGCCTTGCTAATGCGGCACGGTTGTCGCGACTTCATCCACGGGAAGTCAGTTGAGCTAATGACGTTCTTTGAGAGCAAAATGGATGTGCATCACATCTTCCCTCGTGATTGGTGCGTAAAACAAGGAATCGACAAGAAGGTTTACGACAGCATCATCAACAAAACCCCACTTTCAAAGAAGTCGAACATCATCATCGGTGGCGTTGCACCTTCAGTTTATCTCGCCAAAATTGAAAAGAGGTCTGGCATCTCGTCAGTTGATTTGGACGAATTGCTGCACTCGCATTTGATCGAGCCAAGCTACCTACGAGCAGACGACTTCCAAGGTTTTTTCGATGCCCGAATGACTGCACTGTCCAGCTTGATCGGTGACGCAATTGGGAAGACCGTCGTACTAGACCACGGAACAAACGAACTCGAAATCGAAGTAGGTGACGACGAATCTGAAGTCGAAGGACTGTAA
- a CDS encoding helix-turn-helix domain-containing protein, which produces MNFGDRVRLLRVQRSLTQATLAERLDVSISYISKVERGRLHFGDYPSEKFIHKLAIELKADEDELLMLADKVPLSIRERIRERPEVFRVVANMDDDQIDRLMGQFSGEPPKSVR; this is translated from the coding sequence ATGAATTTTGGCGATCGTGTGCGACTTCTACGCGTGCAGCGTTCATTAACTCAAGCGACATTGGCTGAGCGACTAGACGTCAGCATCTCATACATCAGCAAGGTGGAACGTGGTCGCCTGCATTTCGGCGATTATCCATCAGAGAAGTTCATTCACAAGTTGGCCATCGAGTTAAAAGCGGATGAAGATGAATTATTGATGTTGGCCGACAAGGTGCCCCTTTCAATCCGCGAGCGAATTCGTGAGAGACCGGAAGTCTTTCGCGTGGTCGCGAATATGGACGACGATCAAATTGATCGACTGATGGGCCAATTCAGTGGCGAACCGCCGAAGTCAGTTCGGTAG